The genome window AAAAGGAGGGCGTACACTTCAGGTTAAGCTGGCAAACACCGGCCGAGATCGGGAGTAAGGCCGTTGAAATAACACTCAGCGATCTGGCCGCTTCATACGCAACACCGGTTGCTGTTTTTATCAATCTTGCGCTTCCCCGATATATCTCGGAAAGGATGGTTATAGACTTATATCAAGGTGTCAAAAAAGCTCTTGAAAAGCATAACTGCGTTCTGGGAGGCGGCAACATTTCTGCTGCTGATGTTTTTTCCCTGGATTTGTTCGCAATCGGTGAAGCCCATGCAGAAATTTTTCCGGTCCGTTCAGGAGCAAAACCCGGCCAGGGATTGTTTGCAACCGGAATGCTGGGACTTGCGCGGGCCGGTCTTGAAGCGTTGATAAAAAAGGACGCCGGGTTTGAACCGCTTGTGGATAAGTTTAAATTTCCAGTTGCCAGGTTTGATGCCGCGGCAATTTTGTTAAAAAACGGGGTCAGGACAGTAATCGATATCAGTGACGGACTGGCCGGAGATGCGCTGCATATTGCAAGAGCATCGAATATTTGTATAGAATTAGATGTGTCGGCAGTCGAGTTTGATGATCTGTTGCTATCTTTTTGTAAAAAATACAGCCTTGATCCAGTAGAGATTTTTATTTCAGGCGGCGAAGACTATGAGCTGCTATTTACTTGCACGGATGAAATCTTTGCAACAATAAAAAATGATATTCCTTCCGCTATAATGGTGGGCCGATGTTTTCCCTTTGCGGGCAGGCATCTGGGTAATCTTCCGCCTGGGGTATCCTCTTTTCAGCATGGCTTATAGACTTTAAGATAAAGATTTTGGGTGCGTTATCGGTCGTCGGAGTATTATAATACGCCTTCCTCCCTCTGGCCTTCCCAAAATCATTATCTTAAAGTCTATAGTCTTTTAGGAATTTATTTATTATGCGTACGGCATTGACTATTGCAGGTTCCGATCCTTCAGGCGGCGCAGGCATACAGGCGGACATAAAGACTTTTCAGGCTCATGGTATCTTCGGGATGAGTGTTATAACCGCTGTTACCGTACAGAATACCCGAAAGGTCTATAACGTGCAGGAGCTGGAGCCGGAAATTGTTGCCGGGCAGATTCTTTGTCTGTTTGACGACATTGAGATTCACGCGGTGAAGATAGGAATGGTTTCCAGTATCAGACTTATAGCAGTAATTGCGGATACATTAAAGAAAGTTGATCTGCCGTATGTTATACTGGATCCTGTCATGATTTCAAAAAGCGGATACAGGCTGCTTAAAGAGGATGCCTGTGAAGCGCTTGTGAAGACCCTTTTCCCTGTTGCCGATGTGGTTACTCCTAATATTCATGAGGCTGAAGCTATTACCGGAAAAAAAATTGAGTCTGTAGCTGACATGAAAGAAACAGCCGGTGAATTATTGCTCCTTGGATCAAAAAAGGTGGTTGTAAAAGGGGGGCATTTAAAAGGGAAGGTCTCAGTCGATGTGGCGTATGACGGTGTAACATACCGGGAATATCAAAGTGACCGCATAGAAACAAAGAATACCCATGGCACAGGATGCACATTTTCGTCCGCAATTGCGGCAAATATGGCTGCCGGCAATGATTTTTTTCAATCTGTAGCTAATGCAAAAGAATATATTACCGGGGCAATTCTTCACTCGCTTTCCATAGGAAAAGGGCACGGCCCTCCTAATCATTTTTTTAATATGCCATTCAGTTTACAAACAGAAGCAACAGTCAATCTATAGATTGTCACATAAATAATTTCACTGCGTTATCGGTCGTCGCAGTAGGGGTTCAAGATTTTGAACCCCTACTCCCTCCGGCCTTGTGCCAAATTTTAAAATCAGGTAATTATCTGACGGTCTATATCTAAGGTAAGCTTATCCGCACTTGATACTGGTGTTCTCGCTCACGAAATGGGGCATTATATTATCTGCACATATTCTCAGAAATTTACAAACTGAATAACTGTTTGATATTGTTAACTTTGGTGGATTCGTCGCTATGCTCCTTAATCCACCCTACAATTTTATATAAAAAAGCTGGTAGTTTGTAGGGTGGATTAAGCGAAGCGAATCCACCAAAAAGTATTGAAAAACATTGATTGTTAATCAATTTTTTTACCATAACTATCAGATAGTTATAATGAGGTAAAATGAGTTTGTAAATTTCTGATTCTTTGATCCCTCCTCCTGCGAATGCGCAGGAAATTTTATGTCAGTACCTTGATAAATATATTCAGGCTAAAGAGTATCCCGGGTTGGTGTTTCCAGGATAGCAGGGTTTCCAAAAAAATCTGTAGATTATCCTGACATCCTGCTGTCATGACCAGCTATCCTCCATATGATCTTCGACATTAAAACCTGTCAATAATCTCCACAAAACTCCACTAATTGTTGAAAAAAAAATTTATGGAACATTTTTTTGCTTATATATCCTATATTATTAGAATTATTTGTTCAAAATTACAAAATCCCACTTATTTGGATGAATTTTTTTACGCTTCTGTGAATAATATTTAATTAAAGCAAGACGTTAGCATGTTATCGATTTTAATGTAAGAAATGGCAATTATATTAGATAACATGTTGGAATATTTGATACTCCCAAGTATGAATGCCAGTTTAGGTTTTTATAAAGAATCAATTTTAAATTTTTTTTATTGACACAGGCTTTATTTTATATGTAATCGATATAAAATTGTAAGTATAGTGGTTTTTAGTGGAGCTTTTGGGATGTTCTATGTTTCGCGGTAGTTCCTTTCATACAATCGATGCCAAAGGCCGGATTATTGTTCCGGTCAGATTCCGCAGCCTCATCCAGGCCGGCGGAGGTAACGGTGTTATGGTGTCCAAGCTGGATAACGGCCTTGTGGCATATCCATTTGATGAATGGAGCAGGATAGAAAATAGTATAATGTCAGCGCCTCAAAAGGATGAATTGATGCGCAGATTCATAAGGGTTTTTATAGGCTCGGCTGCTGAATGTTTTAGCGACAAACAGGAGCGTATCCTGATTCCGCCGCCTTTACGACATTATGCCGGATTGGAGAAGGAAATTGTGCTTGTAGGCGTGCTTACACATTTTGAGATCAGATCCAGGGAAAACTGGGATAAAGAAAATGCGCAGCAGGAAGATGATATGACGCAAGCGGAGGTGGGAGCTGAAATCGCGAAATTGCTCCTCTGATCCTTTGTCATATCATCATATTTCAGTTATGCCGGTTGAGGTTCTATATTATCTTGACTGCAAGCCGGGAAAAATTTTTGTGGATTGTACTCTTGGCGGTTCCGGCCATGCTGCGGCAATTTTGAATAAAATAACTCCTTATGGACTTTTGATCGGAATAGATCAGGATATAGATGCCATAGAGAATGCGAAAAATATCTTAAAAGGATTTGAATCTAACATCCGGCTTTTTAATGATAATTTTATTAATTTACCTTCAATTCTTTCACAATTGAATCTTTCCTCAGTTGACGGGATTCTTCTGGATCTGGGCATTTCACTTCACCAACTTAAAGCAAGCGGCAGGGGTTTCAGTTTTAATAAAGATGAACCACTTGATATGCGAATGGATATCAGGTCGAATACCACTGCTGAAGAATTGGTTAATGGATGTGAAGAAAAACAGCTTGCCAGGATTTTTCGAGAATATGGCGATGAGCATTGGTCGCATTATATAGCAAGAAGAATAGTAAAGGAGAGAAATCAGGGCGTCATTAGAACAAGCAAACGATTAGCAGATATCGTGAAAAGTGCGATTCCTAAAAAGAATTTGTTCAAATACAAGATCCACCCCGCCACCCGTGTGTTTATGGCTTTGAGAATTGCTGTTAATCGTGAACTTGAGCGGCTTGAATTGTTTATGAATAATGTTCCTGGGATATTAAATCCTAAAGGCAGGATTTGTATTTTATCCTTTCATTCTCATGAAGACCGGATTGTTAAAAAGAGTTTTAAGGCTATGGGGAAAGGATGTATTTGTCCGCCTGATTTCCCCCAATGTGTTTGTAACCGGAAAAAGTTAATGCGAACCCTGACAAAAAAAATTGTGCGGCCGTCCGGGAGTGAGGTTGCCGTGAATCCCATGGCAAGCAGCGCCAAACTTAGAGCCGCAGAAAAAATATAAAACCATAAATTTTTTCATGAAAAAGAAAGATAAAAAGAAAAAGGATTCTGCGCGAGAGAGGCGAAGCGGGATATATTTAATGTTGCTGGGTGTTTTTATACTGGAATTTTTTTTCTTTGCATGGTGCCGTGTTCAGTATGTTGAAACAGGGTATGATATTTCCAAAGAGACAGCAAAGCATAAAAAACTTTTATCATTGCAGCGTAATTTCAAGATTGAACTTGCGAGACTTAAATCTCCTGAACGATTATCGCAAATTGCAAGGAGCCGGTTGGGGCTTGTAGCGCCAAAAACCGGACAGACAATCATTATTCCATGAAAACTGAATATAGAAAACATATTAGATTACGTACAGGTCTGGTGGGATTTATCCTTAGTCTCTGTTTTGTTGCTATCGGAGGTCGGGCCGTATACCTGCAGGTTTTATGTGATTCCTGGCTTTCCAAAAAGGCTGCCAATCAATATGAAAGGCCTTTTAGATCGGTGGGAAACAGGGGTACTATTTACGATGCAAAGCATGAGGAAATGGCTGTAAGCATCTCTGTCACTTCGATAGCTGCATATCCCGGTCAGATTGATAATATTGATACTGCTGCGGTAAAGCTTGCCAGGATATTAAGGGTAGGTAAAACAACTTTAAGGAAAAAATTTTCCTCAAAAAGTAAATTTATATGGATCAAACGTCAGGTAACACCAGGGGAAGAACAGAAGGTAAAAGAGCTTAAACTTAAAGGGATCGATTTTATCCCTGAGCAGAACAGATTTTATCCCAGTAAAACCCTTGCAGCACAGTTGCTTGGTTTTTCAGGCATAGATGGTCACGGACTGGAAGGGATCGAGTTTTATTATGATAAATACCTTAAAGGTAACGACGATCGGTTTACCGTTTTCAGGGATGCTTTAGGATATGCTTTTGCCGGGGAAAAGGTTACCGATGATTATAACGGGAAGAATCTGATTCTGACAATCGACAGGACAATACAGTATATAACGGAAAGAGCGCTTGAAGAGGCTGTTAATGAATTTCAGGCAGGATCCGGTATTGCCATAGTAATGGTTCCAAAAACAGGGGCAATTCTGTCCCTTGCACATTTTCCTTTTTTTAACCCGAATGCATTTAATAAATTCGACAGGGAAAAATGGAGAAACAGGGCCATCACGGACCCGTTCGAACCCGGTTCCACAATGAAGATTTTCACTGCTGCGGCAGCAATAGAATCAAGCAAATGTACTACACGTTCAATCTTTTTCTGTGAAAATGGAAAATATAAAATAGGTAAAAACATTATACACGATACTCACCCCCACGGGTGGCTCTCTTTACAGAATATAATAAAGTATTCAAGTA of Desulfosarcina sp. BuS5 contains these proteins:
- the thiD gene encoding bifunctional hydroxymethylpyrimidine kinase/phosphomethylpyrimidine kinase, translated to MRTALTIAGSDPSGGAGIQADIKTFQAHGIFGMSVITAVTVQNTRKVYNVQELEPEIVAGQILCLFDDIEIHAVKIGMVSSIRLIAVIADTLKKVDLPYVILDPVMISKSGYRLLKEDACEALVKTLFPVADVVTPNIHEAEAITGKKIESVADMKETAGELLLLGSKKVVVKGGHLKGKVSVDVAYDGVTYREYQSDRIETKNTHGTGCTFSSAIAANMAAGNDFFQSVANAKEYITGAILHSLSIGKGHGPPNHFFNMPFSLQTEATVNL
- a CDS encoding peptidoglycan D,D-transpeptidase FtsI family protein, encoding MKTEYRKHIRLRTGLVGFILSLCFVAIGGRAVYLQVLCDSWLSKKAANQYERPFRSVGNRGTIYDAKHEEMAVSISVTSIAAYPGQIDNIDTAAVKLARILRVGKTTLRKKFSSKSKFIWIKRQVTPGEEQKVKELKLKGIDFIPEQNRFYPSKTLAAQLLGFSGIDGHGLEGIEFYYDKYLKGNDDRFTVFRDALGYAFAGEKVTDDYNGKNLILTIDRTIQYITERALEEAVNEFQAGSGIAIVMVPKTGAILSLAHFPFFNPNAFNKFDREKWRNRAITDPFEPGSTMKIFTAAAAIESSKCTTRSIFFCENGKYKIGKNIIHDTHPHGWLSLQNIIKYSSNIGAVKVSEMIGPEIMYNNLHKFGFGENTGIDCPGETAGSLLNYKSWAKIDAGAISFGQGISASAIQLISAASAIANNGILMKPYLVQAITDHNGRLIKSIKPKEKRRVVSARTAQTVIKMMKSVVSEKGTGTNAAIDGYSVCGKTGTAQKIGYSGKYAKGKYTASFIGFIPAEKPKAVILVIIDEPHVNHYGGIVAAPVFRKIALKTLDYMNMSQGRVAGVEASGGRDR
- a CDS encoding septum formation initiator family protein — encoded protein: MKKKDKKKKDSARERRSGIYLMLLGVFILEFFFFAWCRVQYVETGYDISKETAKHKKLLSLQRNFKIELARLKSPERLSQIARSRLGLVAPKTGQTIIIP
- the mraZ gene encoding division/cell wall cluster transcriptional repressor MraZ, with the protein product MFRGSSFHTIDAKGRIIVPVRFRSLIQAGGGNGVMVSKLDNGLVAYPFDEWSRIENSIMSAPQKDELMRRFIRVFIGSAAECFSDKQERILIPPPLRHYAGLEKEIVLVGVLTHFEIRSRENWDKENAQQEDDMTQAEVGAEIAKLLL
- the rsmH gene encoding 16S rRNA (cytosine(1402)-N(4))-methyltransferase RsmH, translating into MSYHHISVMPVEVLYYLDCKPGKIFVDCTLGGSGHAAAILNKITPYGLLIGIDQDIDAIENAKNILKGFESNIRLFNDNFINLPSILSQLNLSSVDGILLDLGISLHQLKASGRGFSFNKDEPLDMRMDIRSNTTAEELVNGCEEKQLARIFREYGDEHWSHYIARRIVKERNQGVIRTSKRLADIVKSAIPKKNLFKYKIHPATRVFMALRIAVNRELERLELFMNNVPGILNPKGRICILSFHSHEDRIVKKSFKAMGKGCICPPDFPQCVCNRKKLMRTLTKKIVRPSGSEVAVNPMASSAKLRAAEKI